One genomic window of Nicotiana sylvestris chromosome 10, ASM39365v2, whole genome shotgun sequence includes the following:
- the LOC138879989 gene encoding secreted RxLR effector protein 161-like translates to MYAQKAGKRVLRFLQETKDFKLTYKYFDSLKVIEYSDSDLGGCKDTGKSTSGYIFLLTGGAVSWKSVKQTIVATSTMESEFIACYEATSHELWLKNFISGLTVVDSISRPLRIFCDNSAAVFFSNNNKSGS, encoded by the exons ATGTATGCACAG AAAGCTGGTAAAAGGGTCTTGCGATTTTTGCAAGAAACCAAGGATTTTAAGCTCACATACAAATACTTTGACTCATTGAAGGTGATTGAATATTCAGACTCTGATTTGGGTGGATGCAAAGATACTGGTAAATCCACTTCAGGATACATTTTCCTTCTTACTGGAGGTGCTGTGTCTTGGAAAAGTGTCAAGCAGACCATTGTTGCAACATCCACAATGGAATCTGAATTTATAGCATGTTATGAAGCTACATCACATGAGTTATGGTTGAAAAACTTTATTTCCGGCCTTACGGTTGTCGATTCCATTTCAAGGCCATTAAGAATCTTCTGTGACAATTCAGCTGCAGTATTCTTTTCTAACAATAATAAAAGTGGCAGCTGA